ATTACAGGTCCACCAAGCCATTCTGACGACAATCCTCCTATTCACAATGTCGCGGATATAATAGTTCCAGGTCAACCTTCCTCTCAGATTGTAAATGCTTCCTTACCTAATGTTCAGGTTCAAACATACTCTGCTTTTCAACGaaattcctctgcgcatcgAGAATTTCAGAAAGATTTCGTTGCAAACGAATTCGGCCTTGCTTGTGATGTTTGCGACAGACTGTGGTTCAAAAAGGATTTGAGTTACTTACAAAATATAGATACgactaaaaatattgattttgtaAGACCATTGCTTTCAAACACTACTTTACcggaaattaaattatgttcAACTTGCAACGCAGCAACTAAAAAGCAACGTATTCCACCGATGTCTGTTTACAATGGATTCAAATATCCACCTATTCCTGCATCTCTGAAAGACTTTCCTTTAGACTTGGTAACTGAAAGGTTAATATCTCCAAGAATTCCGTTCATGCAAATTCGTAGACTGCGACATGTACATGGTCAATATGGAATTTATGGACAGGTCATTAATGTTCCAATTGAAGTGAATACAATGGTTAATGTGTTGCCAAGGCAAGTAGATGATGATTATGCCATCACTGTTCATATtaaacggaaaaaaattcataaatctaGTTACGTATATGGTATAGTAAGGAAAAGAAGCATAAAAGTTTGGTTACGATATTTGAAAGACACTCCTCTTTACACTTCCTACGGTGTTGCAGTTGATGATCGTTTTTTGAATGACAACAATGAATGCGAAGTTGCAGATGATATTGTCTTTGATGAAGATGGCGACAATGACATTTTAGAACAGATACCAATTGGCGAAAGTTTAATAGCTCAGCAGCAAACATTGATGTGGGACGAAAATATGTATTTGAGCATTGCTCCTGGAGAAGGtactctattttatttttgttcttttcttATTTAATTTGTTAAATTTGCTAAATAAacatatgtattttttcagaaaacgTTCCAATCAGTCTGCTATTCGATGAGCACGCTGAAGAATTATCTTTCCCACAAATATATTTGGGACAATTTAGGCAATTCCGTGATGGTGTGGTTGCCACAGCTTTCATGATGGCAAGTAGTGAACTTAGGAGATCTGATAGACGAGGTGTAACCCCTCAACACTTGCTATACATGGCGATGAAAATCATGAGGTTTCGAATCAAACAGTCTCTTTCTATAGGATTCAGACATGTTGGCCAAGGTATTGCAATTACTAAAGAGCAAATACAGTCAAACGATTATATGGATGGCTGCATTGAGACCAATTTGGCATTTCTTCGCTCAATTCCGAATTCAGCATATTATTGGGCAGAAAGAAAAAGAGATCTTTTTGCAATGATTCGACAATATGGTAAGCCTACTGTTTTCTTTACTATAAGTGCCAATGAAATCGGATGGCCAAAGTTATTGCAATCGTTGcataatttgaaaaacaattcgGAAATATCTGCTGAACAAGCTGCTGAATTGCATTATATTGAAAAAAGTACTCTCATTAATGAAGACGCGGTAACTTGTGCTATTTATTTCAACAAGCTAGTCAATgttattatgaaaatattacaATCTAAAAGGTTTAGTCCTTTTAAACAATACAGAGTTTTGCATTACTTCAaaagaattgaatttcaacACAGAGGTAGTCCACATGCACATATTTTAGCGTGGTTAGATAATGCTCCCGAAGATGCTCTTGACAAGGACTACAATAGAGCCATCgatctcataaattttttgatatcaGTATCGGCCACCGAAGCTTCTGGTAATATTAAATTACAAACTCATAGGCATTCGTTTACCTGCTATAAAGAAATAGTATCGAGAAGACAACAAAAATGTAGATTTGATGCTCCATTTTTGCCGGTTAAGGAAACAATGATTTTAACACCTATGAAAGATACAGAAGATTGTTTCCAACACTACAAGGCGAAATACAATTCAGTCcgtaaaaatttcgaaatctATCACTACGATGATTTTGCATCATTTTACAGTGAAAATGATATTGATTCAGATGAGGAATACGTAAGGATAATTCGAGCGGGAATTAATAGACCACGAGTTTTTATAAAAAGAGAACCTTCGGAAAAATGGCATAATCCTTTCAATCCATTCATTTTCAATGTTGTAAAAGCAAATactgattttcaatttattactGACGAATACTCTTGTGCAGCTTACGTAGTAGAATACgtaaataatactaataagGGCGTTAGCAATTTGcaaagaaaaatcatcgaagttATGGATGAACATCCTGAATTCAATAGTTTTGAAATTACTAAACATCTTAGTATCCATCTTTTGAACCAGACTGAGATGACGAGTCAAGAAGCTGCATGGTATCTATTGAGGGAGCCGATGTCAAAAAGTTCAACTGCGATCGAATTTATACCGACTATACGGCCAATCGAAAGACACAG
This genomic stretch from Diachasmimorpha longicaudata isolate KC_UGA_2023 chromosome 6, iyDiaLong2, whole genome shotgun sequence harbors:
- the LOC135163656 gene encoding uncharacterized protein LOC135163656 isoform X2 → MDADDSNDARKRKRKNSIDDSTYEDEVEKRKQKRKEYDNRYREKHPHKSELAKQANKDYCKRYRDKRRTLNLLSTDQTFVQQSVPPQIAGPSTRDVPYIPRTAIHSSGPFTTDDIHSEIIHNERITGPPSHSDDNPPIHNVADIIVPGQPSSQIVNASLPNVQVQTYSAFQRNSSAHREFQKDFVANEFGLACDVCDRLWFKKDLSYLQNIDTTKNIDFVRPLLSNTTLPEIKLCSTCNAATKKQRIPPMSVYNGFKYPPIPASLKDFPLDLVTERLISPRIPFMQIRRLRHVHGQYGIYGQVINVPIEVNTMVNVLPRQVDDDYAITVHIKRKKIHKSSYVYGIVRKRSIKVWLRYLKDTPLYTSYGVAVDDRFLNDNNECEVADDIVFDEDGDNDILEQIPIGESLIAQQQTLMWDENMYLSIAPGEENVPISLLFDEHAEELSFPQIYLGQFRQFRDGVVATAFMMASSELRRSDRRGVTPQHLLYMAMKIMRFRIKQSLSIGFRHVGQGIAITKEQIQSNDYMDGCIETNLAFLRSIPNSAYYWAERKRDLFAMIRQYGKPTVFFTISANEIGWPKLLQSLHNLKNNSEISAEQAAELHYIEKSTLINEDAVTCAIYFNKLVNVIMKILQSKRFSPFKQYRVLHYFKRIEFQHRGSPHAHILAWLDNAPEDALDKDYNRAIDLINFLISVSATEASGNIKLQTHRHSFTCYKEIVSRRQQKCRFDAPFLPVKETMILTPMKDTEDCFQHYKAKYNSVRKNFEIYHYDDFASFYSENDIDSDEEYVRIIRAGINRPRVFIKREPSEKWHNPFNPFIFNVVKANTDFQFITDEYSCAAYVVEYVNNTNKGVSNLQRKIIEVMDEHPEFNSFEITKHLSIHLLNQTEMTSQEAAWYLLREPMSKSSTAIEFIPTIRPIERHRVKKTMKQLSELEDDSIDIWKENWFDKYEKRPDAIENVSLAQFVSKYYKNNKDEYVEREEPKVIRYRNYDMAEDYNEYRREMVTLHMPFRHEEAEIIAERRYIQLYDENEALILEKRKEFESNLDIRKTLEICRELCREDINIDGEEINEVVGRIPSTNTARLTQITGLLQKDFGGLDVIPIGDLPQLPPVKATPIFKQTKNRISGETPWRKFKQFELKEVMRQENRLFSSILTKIGDGTILTQEELNVIESRFVTKEYAQSVCPEGTRLMLTNIAVNEYNNTILNSYQNKIISLASDVFVGCHNADQEAYVRQKLHKMKPDETGGLPYDLILVPNRPYMITTNIDVGDGLSNGTVGTLIHIESNENDEITRIWLKFPKSAGHKRKIKARNDIERLGIDRDAVPISAQTSSIPLNSNKTIVAKRKHFPLVSALAMTIHKSQGGTFDAIVYEYSRSHSRELVYVALSRVTNIEGLFLLTKEDTGESWKFHHGRVGNASTDDSNTSKNQKRSTTHRDDLSIELKRLHDNNLQTVTKTFIDFISTKKGLSIFSFNCQSLRRHVDDLSVDALVEKGNVLILSETHVGWLFIIGPMIPWPHFLQIIWKCMRDIPVCLALMFRILVIYVFPNAILMDKQ